TCAATTTTTACGTCAACAGCACTCACTGTATTCCCAGAGGTAACCTCTAGTACTGCTCCACTTTTAACTGTAATATTTTTAGCTGTGATTGGAGGATTAGACGTTGTTGAATAAGTCCCATTGATAATAGCATCTGTTGTTGATGTTGGAGCATTTGACGACCATGCCGTCCCATTCCATACTGTTGAGTCTCCACAAGAGATACTTACGTTATCAATAAACGCTCTCCCGCTCGTTGTAGCAATATTTAAAGTTGACCCAATTGGAACATTTGAAAAAATAACTGATTTATTTTCAAAAGAACCTGAAGATATAATATTACTATATGTTACCGTTTGAGTTTGAGAACCTACTGTTACATTAATATCTCCTTCAACACTACTCCATCCTTTAACCGCGAAAGAAACAGTAATAGTACCTGCAATATTTGATAACACTTTAGAAGTAATTGATCCTGAAGAGCTCCCGGATCCAAGTCTCACCGCTCCACCTGCTGAATAGGCAGAACTTAATGTTGGGAAGTTAGAATTTCCGCCCCAGGCTGTTGAAGAACCTGAAGTACTCGTATTATTACCGGTAGTAATACTACTGAAATCTTCCCCAAAACACGAGTTGCTTGCTATAAATGTTTTAGTAAGGTTTAGCGCATTATAATTGCTATTACCTGCTTGGTTAGCCGTAACTAATACTGATCCTGGCGAAGAAAAAGTAAGAATATTTCCAGATAAACTAGCAATAACAGGATTTGATGAACTATAAACAACAGCTAATCCCTGATCTGTCTGTGATGGCAAAATAACGGAAGAACCAGAGCTTAAATTCACACCTGTGTCTGTAAATCCAGTTAATGTCTGATCTCCTTTAGCAATAGTAAAATTAAATGTTGCCGGAGCTGAAGTTCCAGCTCCATTTGTTGCCGTAATATCTGTTGTAAAAGAACCTACTGTTGTAGGAGTTCCAGAAATAAGTCCACTTGTTGTATTTAATGATAAACCTCCTGGTAAACTACTTCCATTAGCTACAGCATAGGAAGTTGGATTTTCTGTCGCCTGAATACTTTGCGAAAACGCAGTTCCTATTGTTCCGGTAAAGGATGAAGCTGTAACCGTGGGTATTATACTTGATGCTGTTGTTATAGTTACGGATTTGATATAAATACTGTTTGATGTACAAGCCACATATACTTGAACATTTCCTGTTACGGCAGAAGCAGGTGTAAAAGTAGCAGTCTTGTCAGTAGTCCCTCCTGAAGAAGGTGCTGTAATTGTAAAAGTAGAACCAATCTGTGTACCAGAATTGGCTGTTGCCGAAGCCGAAGAAACAGAATTTACTCTGATGCTTCCTGCTCCACTTGATGCATTAGTAGAATATATTACTTCTACTTTCGACACATTGGAAAAAGAAGGGCTATTTCCATATGCACCAGAAGTGCTAGAGGTAATTTGTATTCCTCTGCCAGATTGTAATAAGTTTCCTGAACTCCCAGCTGTCCAGTTAGTAGGAGTTGCCGCCCAATCTTTACTCGTGAAAGTATACGTTGTCTGCCCCCACGTCCAAACCGAAAAGAGCGCCATCAAAAATGCCAAGGTCATCTTTGACAGAGGTTGTAATTTTGAAATCATAGTTTTATTTTTAAGTATGTAGCAAAACTATATATTTTTTCTTAAAAAGCAAGAATATCAAAATTATATAAATGTTAAGTATCAATAAAATGTAAAATTTCATCATATTCAAATCCTCTACTTAAAACATATTTAATAGTTTTTGCTTTTTTTTGAAATTCTTTCAACCCTTTTTGTTTACTGTAATAATCTTCATATATTTTTCGGAGAGTTGCTTCATAATCCGTTTCATCAATTTCATCAAAACAGGAATTGATGAGTTTTTCGGAAATCTGTTTCTGCTTGAGATTCAACCTGATTTTATTCCTGCCCCAATGTTTGATATAAAATTTTCCACGGATATAACTTCGGGTAAATCTTTCTTCATTTAAATAGTTTTCTTTTAAAAGATAAAGCATAATTTCCTCTTTTGCTTCTTCTATCAAAAGGAACTCCTTCATTTTCTGTTCCACTTCCGCATGGCATCGATCCTGGTAAACGCAATAATTTACCAGTTTCAGCTTAATTTCATCAAAAGTAAAAGATTTCTTTTCCATAGTTTAGGGATAAAAAAAGAATGAGCAATTGCCCATTCTTATATTTTGTTGACGAAGATAAATATTAATAATTGAATAATGCTTTACCTTCCATTAATTCATTAACTTTCTTTCTTACAGAAGTAATTACTTCTTCATTTTTGATATTATCAACCACTTCAGAAATAAATCCGGCAATGGTATCCATATCATTTTCTTTCAATCCTCGAGTTGTGATTGCTGCAGTTCCCAATCGGATCCCCGAAGTCGTGAATGGTGATTTATCATCAAACGGTACCATATTTTTGTTACAAGTGATATCAGCAAGAACCAAAGCTTTTTCTGTTTCCTTACCGTTTACATTTTTATTTCTAAGGTCAACAAGCATTAAGTGATTGTCTGTTCCTCCACTTACAATATCAAATCCTCTGTCAATCATTGCTTTTGCCAAAGCCTGTGCATTAGACTGTACCTGTTTTGCATAGGTTAAGAACTGATCATCCAAAGCCTCACCAAAAGCAACTGCTTTACCAGCAATTACATGCTCTAACGGACCTCCCTGAATTCCCGGGAAAACTGCTCCATCCAGAACCTGGCTCATCATTTTGATCTCTCCTTTCGGTGTTTTGTGACCGTAAGTATTTTCAAAATCTTTCCCCATCATGATCATCCCTCCTCTTGGACCTCTTAAAGTTTTGTGAGTTGTAGTAGTTACCACATGACAGTGTTCGAACGGATTATTTAAAAGACCTTTTGCCACCAAACCTGCAGGGTGAGCAATATCTGCCCAAAGTGTAGCTCCTATCTCATCTGCAACCTCTCTGAATTTAGCATAATCCAGATCTCTTGAATAAGCAGAGAAACCGGCGATAAGCATTTTTGGCCTTTCTCTCAAAGCCACTTCTCTCATTTGATCATAATCAATAAGACCAGTCTCTTGCTGAACTCCATAAGAAACCACATCATACTGAATCCCGGAGAAATTCACGGAAGAACCATGAGTAAGGTGACCTCCCATAGAAAGATCCATTCCCATGATTTTATCTCCAGGTTTCAAAACTGCCAAGTAAATTGCCGCATTGGCCTGAGAACCAGAATGTGGCTGAACATTTACATAATCTACTCCAAAAAGCTCTTTTGCTCTGTTGATTGCCAAAGTTTCAACCTCATCTACTACTTCACATCCTCCGTAATATCTCTTTCCGGGATAGCCTTCTGCATATTTGTTAGTCAATACGCTTCCCATTGCTTTCATAACGTTCTCAGAAACAAAGTTTTCTGATGCAATCATCTCAATTCCATGGGTTTGTCTTTGTCTTTCTTTTTCAATCAGGTCGAAAATAATGTCCATTTTACTTTTTAGTTTTGAAATTTTTCACCCCAAATGTACGGAAAATCCTTTGAGATTTTGGTATTACGAAATATGATTTTTTGTTTTAAAATTTAACAAAATCCCATTAAAGCTCCTGATTAATGAATTTTTTACAATAATTTTTTATCTCATCCCGAACCTTTCCAAATACCAGATTGATTTCCTCTTCTGTCCCTACGGCTTTTGCCGGATCCTGGAAATTATAATGAAACATTTTCGCTTTTGTCGGAAAATACGGGCAATTTTCTTTTGCATTGTCACAAACGGTAATCACAAAATCAAAGTCAATATTTTTGTATTCATCAAGAGTATTGGAAGTATGATGAGAAATATCAATTCCATCTTCTATCATCGTGGCAATCGCTTTCGGATTTACACCATGCTTTTCAATTCCGGCACTGTAAACTTCTGCTTTTTCGTGAGCAAAATACCTTAAATAACCTTCCGCAATCTGGCTTCTGCAGCTATTGCCGGTACAAAGAACTAGTATCTTCTTTTTCATATTTTAAACAAATAGCCAAATGATATTAATAATGCAAAACTTAGGATCGAATCCGAAAATCAACTGCAGAACAATCACTGAGGCCGTGATGATTATTGGTTTTTTATATCGAATCAGTTTATCTTTCATAGTTTAGCAGCAACCGGAATTAGGCGAACAAGAATTCTGTTGTTTTCCCGCTAATTCATTTAAACTTATTTTCTGTTTTTGAGGAGGAACTCCGCATGCATCCTGAGCAAGACAAGCGGTTAGTTTATTTTTTAAAACAAAATGTTTTCCGTTGAATTCAAGATCATATTTTCCGATCGTTGTATCCTGATATTCTACTTCGATTTCAAAATCTCCGATGCCTAATTTTTCTTCTGAAAGCTGAATAATACGAAGTAGCTTTCCGGGTTTTAAACGGTGTTCATCATCATTGGCATTCCAAAGCTGGAAATTTACTTTTTCTTCTTTTCTAATCGTTCCGCCACAATCGATAAAGTTTTTAGTAACCATTCCTATTTCTGTTACATGAAAATGTTCGGGTACGAATTGCCCGTTTTCAAGCTCAAATTCTACATTGTCTAATGTCGGAAGAATTTCTTTGATGTCTCCAAGTGTCATAAATGTATATATTTAAATTGTAATATCGCAATATTACGATATTTAGTGTCAAAAATTTTTTAACAACAGTTTTGCTTTTTTACGGTCGAGATGATATTGGAGAAAAATACATTCAAAACTTCAAATGCTTTCTCATCTATACAATAGCAAATTGAATTTCCTTCAATATTCCCTTTAATTAGCCCTGCATTTTTCAATTCCTTTAAATGTTGAGAAACGGTAGGCTGTGCCAATGGAAGCTCATTCACAATATCTCCGCAAATGCATTCATTCACTTTCATTAAATATTCAATGATCGCAATTCTTGCAGGATGTCCTAATGCTTTTGCAAGCATCGCCATTTTATTTTGCTGTTCGGTAAAAAAATCGGTTTTGGTTGCTCCCATATTCAAAACTATATCGCAATATTACGATAATAAATTTTCACAGCCAATTAAATTTCAAAAAATTAATTCAAAGGTTGATAGAATCCTAAAATTATACTTTTTTAAATCAGTTTAAACAGATTAGATATGTAAAATTCTAAAACTCCTCTTCAGAAAGCTCCTTATTCACAACAGCTCCGGCAAAATTCCCCTGTGCAACAGCATTCGCAACCGACCTCATCATCGTTACATTATCTCCACACGCAAAAACTCCCGGAACATTTGTCTTTTGCATCATATCTACTTTAATGAAACCATTTTCATTTAATTCAATTCCTAAATCTTCTGTATTGATATTCTGTTCGAAGCCGATTTTTGCATACAATGCTTTTAAGGAAACTTCTTTTCCGCTTTTAAAGAAGACTTTTTGAATATATCCGTTTTCATGTTGAATATTTTCTATCTCATCTTCAATAATATTGATTTTATTCTGATGAAATTTTTCAGTCTGTTCTTCGGTTAAAGTTGATTTTCCATTGGTAAACAAAGTCACATCTTTCGTTAAATTATAAACGAGCTTAGTAAAATCAAAAGCCAGGTCACCATTTGCCATAATTCCCGTTACTTCACCTCTCACTTCGTATCCATGACAATATGGGCAATGAATCACAGAAATCCCCCAACATTCTGCAAATCCGGAAATATTGCGCATCAGATCTTTAATTCCTGAAGCGAGAATCAGTTTCTTAGTATTAAATTTTTCTCCCGTTTCAGTCTTTATTGTGAAGCCTTCAGATTCTTTTTTCATTTTTACCACTGCTCCGTTATGAAATTCTACTGTTTTATATTCTAAAACCTGGGCTTTAGCCAATTCTGAAATTTCTTTCGGAGTTTTCCCGTCATGGGTAATAAAGTTGTGCGAATGTGGAGTCTGCCTGTTACAGGGTTTTCCGCTATCAATGATTAAAACATTCCGTAATGATCTTCCTAAGGCCATTGCCGCTGATAAACCGGAATAGCTTCCTCCGATGATAATGACGTCAAACTTATTTTCCATAATATTTCTTGTTGATAGTTGCAAAGGTAAAATAAATTTTCACTAATGCGACTAAATCGCAATAATAATTTTTATATTTGCAACATGGCAAAAAGAAACACCGCTACCAAACAGCTGATTCTGGATTCATTAAAAGGTTCAAAATCAGCAGTGAGTCAGGAAATTTTACAGAAGCAATTGGGAGAAGCTGTAGACCGAGCAACGATTTACAGAGTCTTGAATAGTTTTTGTGAAGACGGAATTGTTCATAAAATCTTAGGGGATGACGGGAAATATTATTTTGCAATTTGTTTAAATTGTTCAGAAAAAAGACATAAACACAATCATTTCCACTTCAGATGTTTGTCATGTGGCAAAATTGAATGCCTCCCAAATGAAATGGAAGTTAAATTACCCGAAGGTTATCAATCGGTGAATTTTAATGGCTTTATTTCGGGATATTGTAAAGATTGCTCTTGATCGACTGGATTTAGATATTAGCTTTCAACGTTAATAACCGTTTTTCTCTTCATTAATTTCATCCTGTAATCTCTTCATTATATCAATTTTTGCCCCTTCAAAACTGAAAATGGTAGCCCCTTTTTCTCTTGCAAAAGGATTGGTCACTGAATCTACTATTTCAGATTTTCCGAAAATCGGACCCGTTTCCTTCAACTCATTTTTACCATTACCCGGTTCTTTTACCCGAACTACGTTGGAATATTTTTCACTTAGATCAAACCAATTAAGATAATCTGCATTGAAAGAAACTGCTTTTACGTTTTGTTTGGAATAATAATTAATTGCTCCGGCTTGCCCATAATTATCACAAAGAACTAAAGTTTTTCCGGATTTCGACAGTTTTAAATATTCTTTATCCGCTTTTTGAGCCATCTCCTTCCAACCCTGCATATCCGCGAAATCCTGCGGCAACGCATGATCTTTTCCATCTTCCCAACGAAGCAAACCGAATTTCTTATAATTTTCAGGATGCTCTACAATGTATTGAGGGCTCTTATTGGGGAAAGCTAAGTTGTATAAAGGCAAGAATAACAAAACGGGAATTAAAATACTAACCGGCTCTAAAACACGTCTTTTCCAACCTTTATCAAAAAGACGAGCCAGAAAAACCGAACCTATAGCAATATAAGCAGGATACAGTCCTATCGCATAATAATCTTTGGCCCTGAAAAACAAGAACAGTGCAATCGTAAAAACATATGCCCAAAACAGAAATCTGATTTTTTCGAAAGGCTTATAAAAAATAAGTGCATAAAATCCTGCAACAACCACAAAAATCACCCCAAAGAAAAACAGAATCTGAGATTTCACAAAACTAAAACGGTCAACATTCACCAGCTGTCTTTCCGAAAGCTGCTTCATATGAAGAATGACCGGAAAATTATTATGATACTGCCATAAAATATTAGGTAAAATAATCAGTAAAGCCAATAATCCCGCAAAGTATAAATGTTTTTGAAAGAAAATTTTACGTTGTCGGGTGATCAACATTGCCGGAATTAATCCTAAAACCGAAAATGCAATATTGTATTTATTCAGAAAACCGATCCCGAAAATAATAGCAGCCATGTAAAGCCATTTTACTTTTTCCGAATTAAAATGTTTAATTAAAACATAATATAGCATCGTCCAAAGCAAAACTTCAAGAGATGTCGGCTGAAAAAGCATATTTAAACGGAGCAAAACAGATAATAGAATTCCGGTTGAAGCTAGAATTTGAGAATATAAATTTCCTTTTAATTCCTCAACAATCTTCCAGACAACAACAATTGTTAAAGCCCCGAACATTGCCGGAAAAAATTTAACCCAAAATACAGAATTGCCTAAAGATTTAATAATAAAAGCCAACACAGAATTTACAGGCGGAACCGACAAATATCCCCAAGCTAAATGATCACCTTGATCCAGATGTAAATATTCATCACGGTGAAGTTCGTATTCAGGGCCGATCAGGGAATATTGTAAGATGAATTTTACAAGAACAAAAAGAAAGAGAATCAGGTAGTCTTTTTTCATGGAGCCGGTTATTTATAGATTTAAAATTAAGACATTTTAAATTGTGTTTCTGTTACTTATTATAAATGGAATAAAAAAAATCCTGAGAAGATATCCCAGGATCACAGTTTAAATTTATAGTGTTAGTTTACTATTTTTTTGCTTTTTCTTTTAATTCTTCTTTGTCTTTATCGGACGGATTCCAAACTTTCACTTCAGAATTCTGGTCAATTCCTGATCCCGGAAGAATCTGAACATTGATACCATCACTTGCTCCCAGTTTAATGTATGTCTTTTTGAACTTTCCGTCTTTTTGCTTCACTTCTACAAAAGGGACATCTTTCCCGTTTTTCTTCTCATACTGAACCAAAGATTCATCCAATAACAAAGCGTTCTTTTCAGATTTCAAAACAATTTCTCCGTTGGCAGAAAAACCGGCTCTGATATATTCATTATTCGGGTTTTCAACATCACCTTCTACCGGAAACTTTATCGTTCCGTTATTATCTTTTCCTTTAGGAGCAATCATCGTAAGTTTTCCCGGGAAAGTTTTATTCTGCAAAGCACCAATTACGATGTTCATACTCATTCCCTGCTTTAACTTACCGGCTTGTGCCTCATCAATTTCTCCCTGAAAAATCAATGAATTAAGATCAGCAATGGAGCAAATAGTTGTACCTGCGTTAAAAGAGTTAGCTTCAATCACCTGGCTTCCGACTTTTACCGGTACTTCAAGCACGGTTCCAGATGCTTTGGAACGAATCTGCGTAGTTGCCAGTCCCTGCAATTCGGGTGTGGAACCTGTTTTGGCAATCTGCAATGTTTTTTGTGCAGTCACCAATTGTTGCTGAGCATTTTTAAGGGTCTGTTCCTGAGAATACAACTGTTGTTGAGCATTTAAATACTCCTGTTTTGAAGCCACTCCCTGCTTATATAATTTAGCCTGCATTTCAAACTGCTTTCTCATATTATCTACATTCAGCTTGGCATTGTTGATCTGCAGCTGCGAGTTGGCAACATTTTGCTGGGCATTATTTACATCAGAAAGATTCGGAACGATTCTCACCGTTGCGATCAGCTGTCCTATCTCTACTTTATCACCCTCATCTACTAAAATTTTATCTATGATACCGGCAATATTCGGTTTAATTTCAATTTCTTCTTTTGGAACAATTTTTCCGGTAGCCATCACTTTATCATCCATATTCTGAATGATAGGTTTACGAGTAAGGAAAGCTTCGCTCTCTTTAGAATTTGATTTCACCAAATACCCGATTCCCGAGAATAACGCCACTACAAATAAAAGCCCCAAGAAAATGTAAATGGCTTTTTTCCAAGTGAATTTCTTTTTCATATGTATAGTTTATTTTTTAAATTTTATTAAATTGAAAGATGACTTTCCATCATCAAATTTTCAAATTGATTTATTTTCAAATTATTCTGTTCTTAAAGCTTCAATTGGTCTGATTTTTACAGCTCTCTGTGCTGGAATCATTCCGATGATTAATCCCAGAATAACCATTACCGCCATTGCTGCGAAAACGTTTCCGTAATTTACTGTCGGATTATAAAACGGAAATGAATCCTGTCCCTTTGTAACAATATCTAAAATCATTAATACAAAAATTCCCGATATGAATCCGAGCAATCCGGACGAAAGCGTAATGACCACACTCTCCAGCAAAATCTGGTTTCTCACTTCAGAAGGTTTTGCACCCAGAGCTCTTCTGATTCCAATTTCTTTGGTTCTTTCTTTTACCGTAATTAATAGAATGTTCGAAATAGCAATTACTCCCGCAAGAATCGTTAATGTTCCAACAATGATTGTTAAAAGCTGCATTCCCGATAAAAATCCGGTCAGTTTTTTAAATTCTTTTCCAAGATTAAAAGTTCCGAAAGCATTCGTATCATCCGGTGACACATTATTTTTGGATTTCAATTGTTGCCTTACTTTTTCCTCTACCTTATTTACATCTGCATTTGGTTTGCTTACAATAGCAAAAAAATCCACATTATCACCATTATTATACATTTTTGTAAAAGTTGAAAGCGGGATAAAAACCGTTTGGTCGTTTTCCATTCCTCCTCCTTTTTTCACCCTGAAAACTCCTATCACATTAAAGAAAATACCTTTAATGTTAATGGATTTTCCCAATGGATTTTCATTCTTTTTAGCATCAAAAAAGTTTTTGTACACCTCTTCTCCGATCACTACAACATTTTTATTTTGTGAAATATCCGCATCGTTGAGATATCTTCCGAATATTAATTTTTTCTCTGAGATTTTATTTCCCAAAGGATAATCACCATTCAAAGTATAGGTGGCAGATTTT
Above is a genomic segment from Chryseobacterium geocarposphaerae containing:
- a CDS encoding beta strand repeat-containing protein, whose product is MISKLQPLSKMTLAFLMALFSVWTWGQTTYTFTSKDWAATPTNWTAGSSGNLLQSGRGIQITSSTSGAYGNSPSFSNVSKVEVIYSTNASSGAGSIRVNSVSSASATANSGTQIGSTFTITAPSSGGTTDKTATFTPASAVTGNVQVYVACTSNSIYIKSVTITTASSIIPTVTASSFTGTIGTAFSQSIQATENPTSYAVANGSSLPGGLSLNTTSGLISGTPTTVGSFTTDITATNGAGTSAPATFNFTIAKGDQTLTGFTDTGVNLSSGSSVILPSQTDQGLAVVYSSSNPVIASLSGNILTFSSPGSVLVTANQAGNSNYNALNLTKTFIASNSCFGEDFSSITTGNNTSTSGSSTAWGGNSNFPTLSSAYSAGGAVRLGSGSSSGSITSKVLSNIAGTITVSFAVKGWSSVEGDINVTVGSQTQTVTYSNIISSGSFENKSVIFSNVPIGSTLNIATTSGRAFIDNVSISCGDSTVWNGTAWSSNAPTSTTDAIINGTYSTTSNPPITAKNITVKSGAVLEVTSGNTVSAVDVKIEDGGNLIQRDGSTLTNTGAFNVLKNTTSAANKYVFWASPTASQNMYGIHTSTPQYVMTYNSDTDYYTTLSNPATSTPGVGYSVKMPVANAAATFGGATAQPNNGNVAVNLNNTSTNKYNLIGNPYPSNLDLNAFYNANSSSVNSTFWFWDNTSNNVTTQTGNTTTNVGYATYNAAGSGTWTEAPSSLASHSGSSAAVGQGFIVEATGTTATFTNAMRVSTTGNTFNKLNGNDTGKFWLKLATPYGSHTTLAVNYESGAQNTFDKFDSRAMGMGSDAFYSIVGAEKLVIQGKSPFTIDDVVPLGNKHFEGGNFVISLTQKEGIFNNGQAIYLHDKELGTYTNLQNGNYSFSANAGEFTNRFEIVYKLGALATQEIEKTTFEVYRDGEDFVARNSKNIERIEIFDASGRKIVELKPNTSSAKFKLEIKGMYILKALSAGKEYTQKLIK
- a CDS encoding regulatory protein RecX, which gives rise to MEKKSFTFDEIKLKLVNYCVYQDRCHAEVEQKMKEFLLIEEAKEEIMLYLLKENYLNEERFTRSYIRGKFYIKHWGRNKIRLNLKQKQISEKLINSCFDEIDETDYEATLRKIYEDYYSKQKGLKEFQKKAKTIKYVLSRGFEYDEILHFIDT
- the glyA gene encoding serine hydroxymethyltransferase, which codes for MDIIFDLIEKERQRQTHGIEMIASENFVSENVMKAMGSVLTNKYAEGYPGKRYYGGCEVVDEVETLAINRAKELFGVDYVNVQPHSGSQANAAIYLAVLKPGDKIMGMDLSMGGHLTHGSSVNFSGIQYDVVSYGVQQETGLIDYDQMREVALRERPKMLIAGFSAYSRDLDYAKFREVADEIGATLWADIAHPAGLVAKGLLNNPFEHCHVVTTTTHKTLRGPRGGMIMMGKDFENTYGHKTPKGEIKMMSQVLDGAVFPGIQGGPLEHVIAGKAVAFGEALDDQFLTYAKQVQSNAQALAKAMIDRGFDIVSGGTDNHLMLVDLRNKNVNGKETEKALVLADITCNKNMVPFDDKSPFTTSGIRLGTAAITTRGLKENDMDTIAGFISEVVDNIKNEEVITSVRKKVNELMEGKALFNY
- a CDS encoding arsenate reductase ArsC; amino-acid sequence: MKKKILVLCTGNSCRSQIAEGYLRYFAHEKAEVYSAGIEKHGVNPKAIATMIEDGIDISHHTSNTLDEYKNIDFDFVITVCDNAKENCPYFPTKAKMFHYNFQDPAKAVGTEEEINLVFGKVRDEIKNYCKKFINQEL
- a CDS encoding DUF6428 family protein, whose protein sequence is MTLGDIKEILPTLDNVEFELENGQFVPEHFHVTEIGMVTKNFIDCGGTIRKEEKVNFQLWNANDDEHRLKPGKLLRIIQLSEEKLGIGDFEIEVEYQDTTIGKYDLEFNGKHFVLKNKLTACLAQDACGVPPQKQKISLNELAGKQQNSCSPNSGCC
- a CDS encoding ArsR/SmtB family transcription factor codes for the protein MGATKTDFFTEQQNKMAMLAKALGHPARIAIIEYLMKVNECICGDIVNELPLAQPTVSQHLKELKNAGLIKGNIEGNSICYCIDEKAFEVLNVFFSNIISTVKKQNCC
- a CDS encoding NAD(P)/FAD-dependent oxidoreductase yields the protein MENKFDVIIIGGSYSGLSAAMALGRSLRNVLIIDSGKPCNRQTPHSHNFITHDGKTPKEISELAKAQVLEYKTVEFHNGAVVKMKKESEGFTIKTETGEKFNTKKLILASGIKDLMRNISGFAECWGISVIHCPYCHGYEVRGEVTGIMANGDLAFDFTKLVYNLTKDVTLFTNGKSTLTEEQTEKFHQNKINIIEDEIENIQHENGYIQKVFFKSGKEVSLKALYAKIGFEQNINTEDLGIELNENGFIKVDMMQKTNVPGVFACGDNVTMMRSVANAVAQGNFAGAVVNKELSEEEF
- a CDS encoding Fur family transcriptional regulator, with translation MAKRNTATKQLILDSLKGSKSAVSQEILQKQLGEAVDRATIYRVLNSFCEDGIVHKILGDDGKYYFAICLNCSEKRHKHNHFHFRCLSCGKIECLPNEMEVKLPEGYQSVNFNGFISGYCKDCS
- a CDS encoding glycosyltransferase family 39 protein, with product MKKDYLILFLFVLVKFILQYSLIGPEYELHRDEYLHLDQGDHLAWGYLSVPPVNSVLAFIIKSLGNSVFWVKFFPAMFGALTIVVVWKIVEELKGNLYSQILASTGILLSVLLRLNMLFQPTSLEVLLWTMLYYVLIKHFNSEKVKWLYMAAIIFGIGFLNKYNIAFSVLGLIPAMLITRQRKIFFQKHLYFAGLLALLIILPNILWQYHNNFPVILHMKQLSERQLVNVDRFSFVKSQILFFFGVIFVVVAGFYALIFYKPFEKIRFLFWAYVFTIALFLFFRAKDYYAIGLYPAYIAIGSVFLARLFDKGWKRRVLEPVSILIPVLLFLPLYNLAFPNKSPQYIVEHPENYKKFGLLRWEDGKDHALPQDFADMQGWKEMAQKADKEYLKLSKSGKTLVLCDNYGQAGAINYYSKQNVKAVSFNADYLNWFDLSEKYSNVVRVKEPGNGKNELKETGPIFGKSEIVDSVTNPFAREKGATIFSFEGAKIDIMKRLQDEINEEKNGY
- a CDS encoding efflux RND transporter periplasmic adaptor subunit, translated to MKKKFTWKKAIYIFLGLLFVVALFSGIGYLVKSNSKESEAFLTRKPIIQNMDDKVMATGKIVPKEEIEIKPNIAGIIDKILVDEGDKVEIGQLIATVRIVPNLSDVNNAQQNVANSQLQINNAKLNVDNMRKQFEMQAKLYKQGVASKQEYLNAQQQLYSQEQTLKNAQQQLVTAQKTLQIAKTGSTPELQGLATTQIRSKASGTVLEVPVKVGSQVIEANSFNAGTTICSIADLNSLIFQGEIDEAQAGKLKQGMSMNIVIGALQNKTFPGKLTMIAPKGKDNNGTIKFPVEGDVENPNNEYIRAGFSANGEIVLKSEKNALLLDESLVQYEKKNGKDVPFVEVKQKDGKFKKTYIKLGASDGINVQILPGSGIDQNSEVKVWNPSDKDKEELKEKAKK
- a CDS encoding ABC transporter permease — protein: MNIIFKKDTWQEIYYSLRNNKLRTFLTMIGVGWGMFLYVSLLGAAKGMENGFDKLFSGFATNSIFLWAQNTSIPYDGFPKGRQVHLKLEDIEILKRKIPEIDYISPQNSRGNFGNAGEQMSRNGKSATYTLNGDYPLGNKISEKKLIFGRYLNDADISQNKNVVVIGEEVYKNFFDAKKNENPLGKSINIKGIFFNVIGVFRVKKGGGMENDQTVFIPLSTFTKMYNNGDNVDFFAIVSKPNADVNKVEEKVRQQLKSKNNVSPDDTNAFGTFNLGKEFKKLTGFLSGMQLLTIIVGTLTILAGVIAISNILLITVKERTKEIGIRRALGAKPSEVRNQILLESVVITLSSGLLGFISGIFVLMILDIVTKGQDSFPFYNPTVNYGNVFAAMAVMVILGLIIGMIPAQRAVKIRPIEALRTE